Proteins from one Bacteroides zhangwenhongii genomic window:
- a CDS encoding sialate O-acetylesterase, with amino-acid sequence MKKIILLSCLLCAGIFAFAQDPNFHIYLCLGQSNMEGYAKIEAQDTCNVNERFLMMAAVDCPSLGRVKGQWYKAIPPLVRCHTGLTPADYFGRTLVERLPDNIKVGVINVAVGGCRIELFDEENCEEHIASQPEWLKNTAKAYGNNPYRRLKELAVEAQKAGVIKGILLHQGESNTGDKEWPQKVKRVYENLLGDLNLQAKDVPLLAGEVVHADQNGRCASMNEIINTLPQVIQTAYVIPSSGCPAAEDNLHFTAEGYRKLGVRYAEKRLLLLEKEPNSGITTEPASTNIPGYDYPRVDKEGRAHFRFYAPQATKLQVDCCGKKYDMWKDAGGLWTATTNPLPVGFHYYFLIADGVSVTDPSSYTFFGCCRMASGIEIPEGEEGNYYRPQQVPHGQVRSCTYYSETQKEFRRCMVYTPAEYATHPKKRYPVLYLQHGMGEDETGWSTQGKMNHIMDNLIASGQCVPMLVVMDSGDVEAPFRPRPGKDMNEERALYGATFYDVILKDLIPMIDRTFRTKTDREHRAMAGLSWGGHQTFNTVLPHLDKFSYIGSFSGAIFGLDMKTCFNGVFADADKFNKKVNYFFLGCGTEEQMGTKKMVDSLRKLGIEVDYYESQGTAHEWLTWRRCLKEFVPHLFKH; translated from the coding sequence ATGAAGAAGATTATATTATTAAGTTGTTTATTATGTGCAGGCATATTTGCCTTTGCACAAGACCCGAATTTCCATATTTATCTTTGTCTGGGACAATCCAATATGGAAGGGTATGCAAAGATCGAGGCCCAGGATACGTGCAATGTCAATGAACGCTTTCTGATGATGGCGGCTGTTGATTGTCCGTCTTTGGGACGTGTCAAAGGACAGTGGTATAAGGCTATTCCTCCGTTGGTACGTTGCCATACAGGGTTAACACCGGCCGATTATTTCGGACGTACGTTAGTGGAAAGGCTGCCTGATAATATTAAGGTAGGTGTCATCAATGTAGCTGTAGGTGGTTGCAGGATTGAACTGTTTGATGAGGAGAATTGCGAAGAGCATATTGCCTCTCAACCGGAATGGCTGAAAAATACCGCGAAAGCGTATGGTAATAATCCTTACCGTAGACTAAAGGAATTGGCTGTAGAAGCACAAAAAGCGGGAGTGATTAAAGGTATCCTCTTGCATCAGGGCGAGTCTAATACTGGTGATAAAGAGTGGCCTCAAAAAGTAAAGAGAGTCTATGAGAATTTGTTGGGGGATTTGAATCTTCAGGCAAAGGATGTTCCCTTACTGGCGGGAGAAGTAGTGCATGCCGACCAGAATGGCAGATGTGCAAGTATGAATGAGATAATCAATACGCTGCCACAGGTGATTCAGACTGCGTACGTGATTCCTTCTTCGGGCTGTCCTGCCGCAGAAGATAATTTGCATTTCACGGCAGAAGGATACAGAAAATTGGGAGTGCGGTATGCCGAGAAACGACTCCTTTTGTTAGAGAAAGAACCAAACTCCGGGATTACTACCGAACCGGCGTCCACTAATATTCCGGGATATGACTATCCTCGGGTGGATAAAGAGGGGCGTGCTCATTTTCGTTTCTATGCTCCGCAGGCTACCAAGCTACAAGTGGATTGTTGCGGAAAGAAGTATGATATGTGGAAAGATGCCGGAGGACTCTGGACAGCAACGACCAACCCTCTGCCTGTAGGATTCCATTATTATTTCCTGATTGCAGACGGGGTGTCGGTAACAGATCCTTCCAGTTATACGTTCTTCGGTTGTTGCCGTATGGCAAGTGGCATCGAAATCCCTGAAGGTGAGGAGGGGAATTATTATCGTCCTCAACAGGTACCTCACGGGCAGGTTCGTTCCTGTACGTATTACTCCGAAACGCAGAAAGAGTTCCGTCGGTGTATGGTATATACGCCGGCAGAGTATGCAACTCATCCGAAGAAGCGCTATCCGGTATTGTATCTGCAACATGGCATGGGTGAAGATGAAACCGGCTGGAGCACGCAGGGAAAGATGAATCATATTATGGACAACCTGATTGCATCCGGTCAGTGTGTGCCGATGCTCGTGGTGATGGATAGCGGTGATGTGGAAGCTCCGTTCCGGCCGCGTCCGGGAAAAGATATGAACGAGGAGCGGGCTTTGTATGGCGCCACCTTTTATGACGTTATTCTGAAAGACCTGATTCCTATGATAGACCGGACATTCCGTACGAAAACTGACCGCGAACACCGTGCTATGGCAGGACTCTCGTGGGGAGGACATCAGACTTTCAATACGGTTCTGCCTCATCTCGATAAGTTTTCTTATATCGGAAGTTTCAGCGGGGCGATTTTCGGTCTGGATATGAAGACTTGTTTTAACGGAGTGTTTGCGGATGCGGACAAGTTTAATAAGAAAGTGAATTATTTCTTTCTCGGCTGTGGCACGGAGGAACAAATGGGAACAAAGAAAATGGTGGATTCACTCCGGAAACTGGGTATCGAGGTTGATTATTACGAATCGCAAGGCACAGCGCATGAATGGCTCACGTGGAGACGTTGCCTGAAAGAATTTGTACCACATTTATTTAAACACTGA
- a CDS encoding endo-1,4-beta-xylanase: protein MKYYNRILLLAMVVGITVSCADALFADYKTEKPESLKKYEYLNEYGDLKTYIDRISHPDFKLGTGVTVSDFLKQDLVYTLTVNNYDDVTAGNAMKYSSCVDAKGNMDFGTVKKFVKTAKETGISIYGHTLCWHSQQQNAYLNGLIADKEPEPVPGSSEIALHIKTSKPQANVWDWELYYDLDEALIANQEYTISVRMKASSAITFPFWPGKKDGTDTQYGAGTFSAGEQWSTNTFTFTPSADIDRLRFCFGLFGGDLYFDDLTLTAAGSDRNLIINSTFEESKDLSRWSKASWIDFTYGIEEVQESGSVLTNVYILEDDFSSGTAMMGWGNNSTRQVIDGVHQMTNSSEVNPWEAQAGYDFSAPLTEGTTYFLKMKIKGSVAGSIGAAFQKPDGFAGRGDFPSIPITTEWEEVTVFTNCTGDAATRILFNYGKYVGTIYIDDLSIYWQKSGNTIPLTPEEKEEILTNELERWIKGMLESCGGYVKAWDVVNEPISGKDSDGDGYYDLQSASQTDDNGVSGENFYWQDYLGDDYARIPIKFARKYFAESGGNPDELKLFINDYNLESDWDQNKKLKSLIHWIERWESDGETKVDGIGTQMHVSYYMNPATQASKENAIINMFTLLASTGKLIKITELDMGIVDAAGETILTENLTDEMQQNMSDFYQFIIEKYFEIIPVAQQYGITHWSPTDSPSENSFWRKGQPIGLWDLNYNRKPVYVGFLEGLKNGTASK, encoded by the coding sequence ATGAAATACTATAATAGAATTTTACTGCTTGCTATGGTTGTCGGAATAACTGTATCTTGTGCGGATGCGCTTTTTGCGGACTACAAGACGGAGAAACCGGAGAGTCTGAAAAAGTATGAGTACTTGAACGAATATGGTGATTTGAAAACATATATTGATCGTATCTCCCATCCCGATTTCAAGTTGGGAACGGGAGTCACGGTGAGTGACTTCTTGAAGCAAGATTTGGTTTATACTTTGACTGTCAATAACTATGACGACGTGACGGCTGGTAATGCCATGAAATATAGCTCCTGTGTAGATGCCAAAGGAAATATGGATTTCGGTACAGTCAAGAAGTTTGTGAAAACTGCTAAAGAAACGGGAATCAGTATTTACGGGCATACGCTCTGTTGGCATTCACAGCAGCAAAATGCTTATTTGAATGGGCTGATTGCGGATAAAGAACCGGAACCGGTTCCTGGTAGTTCAGAAATCGCACTTCATATAAAAACCTCGAAGCCTCAAGCGAATGTATGGGATTGGGAATTGTATTATGATTTGGATGAAGCATTAATAGCAAATCAAGAATATACTATAAGTGTGCGGATGAAGGCTTCTTCGGCTATAACCTTTCCGTTCTGGCCGGGGAAGAAAGATGGGACTGACACTCAATATGGTGCAGGGACCTTTTCAGCGGGTGAGCAATGGTCAACTAACACATTCACGTTTACGCCTTCTGCTGATATAGATAGGTTACGATTCTGTTTCGGTTTGTTTGGCGGTGATTTGTATTTTGATGATTTAACATTGACTGCCGCGGGCTCTGATAGGAATTTGATTATAAACTCTACTTTCGAAGAAAGCAAAGATTTGTCCCGATGGAGCAAAGCGAGTTGGATTGATTTTACCTATGGTATAGAGGAGGTTCAGGAAAGTGGATCCGTGTTAACTAATGTATATATATTAGAGGATGACTTTTCAAGTGGAACAGCTATGATGGGGTGGGGAAATAATTCGACTCGGCAGGTGATTGACGGAGTACATCAAATGACAAATTCGTCGGAAGTAAATCCTTGGGAAGCACAGGCTGGCTATGATTTTTCAGCTCCTTTGACAGAAGGGACTACCTATTTCTTAAAGATGAAGATTAAAGGCAGTGTAGCAGGTAGTATTGGGGCGGCCTTTCAAAAACCGGACGGATTTGCCGGGCGTGGTGACTTCCCTTCTATACCAATTACAACAGAATGGGAAGAAGTTACTGTATTTACCAACTGCACGGGAGATGCGGCTACTCGTATTCTTTTTAATTATGGGAAGTATGTCGGTACCATCTATATTGATGATTTGTCTATATATTGGCAGAAATCGGGTAATACGATTCCTCTGACTCCGGAAGAGAAAGAAGAAATCCTAACGAACGAATTGGAGCGTTGGATTAAAGGTATGTTGGAATCTTGCGGTGGTTATGTTAAGGCATGGGATGTCGTGAATGAACCTATTTCCGGAAAAGATTCGGATGGGGATGGCTATTACGATCTTCAGTCAGCTTCTCAAACAGATGATAATGGTGTTTCCGGTGAAAACTTCTATTGGCAGGATTATTTGGGTGATGATTACGCCCGTATTCCGATTAAGTTTGCGCGTAAGTATTTTGCGGAGTCCGGTGGTAACCCTGATGAGTTGAAGCTTTTTATTAACGACTATAATCTGGAATCCGACTGGGATCAGAATAAGAAGTTAAAGAGCTTGATACATTGGATCGAACGTTGGGAGTCTGACGGGGAAACAAAGGTGGACGGTATCGGTACTCAAATGCATGTGTCTTACTATATGAATCCTGCTACTCAGGCTAGTAAGGAAAACGCCATTATCAATATGTTTACCCTGTTAGCTTCTACCGGTAAGCTCATAAAGATCACAGAATTGGATATGGGTATTGTCGATGCAGCTGGTGAAACGATACTGACAGAGAATCTGACAGACGAAATGCAGCAGAATATGTCTGATTTCTATCAGTTCATTATTGAGAAATATTTTGAGATTATTCCAGTGGCACAGCAATATGGCATCACTCATTGGAGTCCGACAGACAGCCCTTCTGAAAACTCCTTCTGGAGAAAAGGACAACCAATTGGTCTGTGGGATTTGAATTACAATCGCAAACCTGTCTATGTTGGTTTCCTTGAAGGTTTGAAAAATGGTACTGCCAGTAAATAA
- a CDS encoding DUF5627 domain-containing protein: MKLIKLIFAMSVGVFVSWTMTSCENQDNEFPDYEGGTSVYFATQYPVRTLVMGEDEYDTTLDNAHKCKINATMGGVYANKKDITIDIEVDNTLCDNLYYSYTSTSENVPVKAMPSNYYTLSDDKITLKNVLMDGVEVSFTDAFFADPEALTATYVIPLVMTGVTNADRILNGTLSEGAEAVRCNSSVWLVQPQDYVLYCVKYINKWTGKYLRHGVDKVTENGTTTENDRHNEYVEDDEICQTVTKSLTETILTVTTNLGTTDNPRNISYKLLLAFNGDECVVSGLDGVTATGTGKFVQDGEKNSWGNKDRDAIYLKYTVDFSNGLKFETEDTLVAHSRGVAREDFTPVYVKN; the protein is encoded by the coding sequence ATGAAATTAATTAAATTAATATTTGCCATGTCAGTTGGAGTTTTTGTTTCATGGACGATGACATCCTGTGAAAATCAAGATAATGAATTTCCTGATTATGAGGGCGGCACTTCAGTCTATTTTGCAACCCAGTATCCGGTGAGAACGTTGGTTATGGGTGAAGATGAGTATGATACGACGTTGGACAACGCTCATAAATGTAAGATTAATGCTACTATGGGCGGTGTTTATGCTAATAAGAAGGATATCACGATAGATATTGAAGTAGACAATACATTGTGTGATAACCTTTATTACTCGTACACTTCTACATCTGAGAATGTGCCGGTAAAAGCTATGCCTTCCAATTACTATACATTATCCGATGATAAGATCACTCTGAAGAATGTATTGATGGATGGTGTGGAAGTCTCATTTACTGATGCTTTCTTTGCTGATCCCGAAGCGCTGACCGCTACCTATGTCATACCTTTGGTAATGACAGGTGTGACTAATGCTGACCGTATTTTGAATGGTACTTTGTCCGAAGGGGCAGAAGCCGTCAGATGTAATTCGTCAGTGTGGTTGGTGCAACCACAGGATTATGTACTTTATTGTGTGAAATACATCAATAAATGGACTGGTAAGTATCTGCGTCATGGCGTGGACAAAGTGACAGAAAACGGGACAACTACCGAGAATGATCGTCATAACGAGTATGTAGAAGATGATGAAATATGTCAGACTGTAACAAAATCCTTGACTGAAACCATTCTTACAGTTACTACCAATTTGGGGACAACGGACAATCCGCGTAATATCAGTTATAAGTTACTGCTGGCTTTTAATGGCGATGAATGTGTGGTTTCCGGGTTGGACGGCGTTACGGCTACTGGTACAGGTAAGTTTGTTCAAGACGGTGAGAAGAATAGTTGGGGCAATAAAGATCGTGATGCCATTTATTTGAAGTATACTGTGGATTTCAGTAATGGATTAAAGTTTGAAACAGAAGATACATTGGTTGCGCATAGTCGTGGTGTGGCAAGAGAAGATTTTACGCCGGTCTATGTGAAGAATTAA
- a CDS encoding RagB/SusD family nutrient uptake outer membrane protein yields the protein MKNIFKLLAFLPLLTACDDLFEPALENNRDLEAMYKEPSYAQGILANAYIILPYETSPTSDLATDDAVTNEISSNYLRMATGSWTANNNPVSQWQNRFNAIQYINLFLENVDKVEWAKDERISTMFLDRLKGEAYGLRALHMYYLLRAHGGKIADGTLMGVPIILKSEGPDADFNHARATYSDCVKQIMEDAGKAIELLPLDYKKFADSEIPEKYKNIGVTNASDYRRVCGEEYRGLMSGRIALAVRAQTALLAASPAFQSGSGMTWEQAADYAAEIIEKANGGGGCGLDADGLEWYTLADKDYGTGGSPAEVIWRSSTDDNNTLETANFPPSLYGNGRVNPTQNLVDAFPMANGYPISETSGNYNAENPYDNRDPRLAKYIVYNGSKQGPSDTEIITGTYGTNTDVVNKESGKSTRTGYYLRKLLRKECNPNSQYNTKKKHYTARIRYTEMFLIYAEAANEAWGPQNNHGHLFSAYDVIKAIRTRAGLGLDNGDAYLESIKDNKDKMRELIRNERRIELCFENFRFWDLRRWNVDLTKLNETALGVEISKSGSIMNYSPLTVEKRKYEEYMIYGPIPFAEVMKWSNLEQNAGWK from the coding sequence ATGAAAAATATATTCAAATTATTGGCTTTCTTACCTCTGCTGACTGCTTGTGACGATTTGTTTGAACCGGCACTGGAGAACAACAGAGATCTTGAGGCTATGTATAAAGAACCGAGCTATGCGCAGGGTATACTTGCGAACGCTTATATTATACTTCCTTACGAAACTTCACCTACAAGTGACTTGGCTACGGATGATGCTGTGACTAATGAGATTTCCAGTAACTATCTGCGAATGGCTACAGGTTCCTGGACTGCCAATAATAATCCGGTTTCCCAGTGGCAGAATCGTTTCAATGCTATCCAGTATATCAATCTTTTTTTGGAGAATGTAGATAAGGTAGAATGGGCAAAAGATGAACGTATCTCTACCATGTTTCTTGATCGTTTGAAAGGAGAGGCTTATGGGTTGCGTGCACTGCATATGTATTATTTGTTACGTGCACATGGTGGCAAGATTGCGGACGGCACATTGATGGGAGTACCTATTATTTTGAAATCGGAAGGACCGGATGCGGATTTTAATCATGCTCGTGCCACTTATTCCGATTGCGTGAAGCAAATAATGGAAGATGCCGGTAAGGCTATCGAATTATTGCCGCTCGATTATAAGAAATTTGCAGATAGTGAGATACCGGAAAAATATAAAAACATCGGTGTGACGAATGCGAGTGATTATCGGCGTGTTTGTGGTGAAGAATATAGAGGGTTGATGAGCGGACGGATTGCATTGGCAGTCCGTGCACAAACGGCTCTGTTAGCTGCCAGTCCGGCATTTCAAAGCGGGTCGGGAATGACTTGGGAACAAGCTGCCGATTATGCTGCTGAAATTATAGAGAAAGCTAACGGTGGCGGCGGCTGCGGGCTGGATGCAGATGGATTGGAGTGGTATACACTTGCGGATAAAGATTATGGAACGGGCGGCAGTCCCGCTGAGGTTATTTGGCGTAGTAGTACAGATGATAATAATACATTGGAAACAGCTAACTTCCCTCCATCACTTTACGGAAACGGTCGTGTCAATCCTACCCAGAATCTGGTGGATGCCTTTCCTATGGCGAATGGTTACCCTATTTCTGAAACATCAGGCAATTACAATGCAGAAAACCCGTATGATAACCGTGATCCGCGTTTGGCAAAATACATCGTTTACAATGGTAGCAAGCAAGGTCCTAGTGATACGGAAATTATTACAGGGACTTACGGTACGAATACGGACGTTGTGAATAAGGAAAGCGGAAAGTCTACTCGTACAGGTTATTACTTGCGGAAACTATTGCGTAAAGAGTGTAACCCTAATTCACAGTATAATACAAAGAAGAAGCATTATACGGCACGTATCCGTTATACAGAGATGTTTCTGATTTATGCGGAGGCGGCTAATGAGGCTTGGGGACCACAGAATAATCATGGACATCTTTTTAGTGCTTATGATGTAATCAAAGCCATTCGTACGCGTGCCGGTTTAGGTCTGGATAATGGAGATGCTTATTTGGAGAGTATAAAGGATAATAAAGACAAGATGCGTGAACTAATCCGTAATGAACGCCGTATCGAACTTTGTTTTGAGAATTTCCGTTTCTGGGATTTACGTCGCTGGAATGTTGATTTGACCAAACTGAATGAAACTGCTCTTGGGGTGGAAATAAGCAAGAGCGGTTCTATAATGAACTACTCTCCGCTTACGGTAGAGAAAAGAAAGTATGAGGAGTATATGATTTACGGGCCAATACCTTTTGCTGAAGTAATGAAGTGGAGCAATCTGGAACAGAATGCCGGTTGGAAATAA
- a CDS encoding SusC/RagA family TonB-linked outer membrane protein, which yields MKHIYRRLILSAVLVFPVVISTGAQELAGDNASSLQNDSLVQVAFRKVSQSNLLGGVSVVNVEELTKKNYNTWSLTDMQGYVGGYNGNSLWGMDEKLILVDGVPRNIDYISPTEISQITFLKGAQAVVLYGSRAAKGVIMITTKRGKSTDLQVDVRANTGFYVAKSYPEYLGSAEYMTLYNEARANDGLGTLYSAEDIYHYGSGENPYRYANVNMYSSDYIKKAYNRSDVTAEISGGNHRAHFYTNINYLRSNDVFKIGEAKHNGTNGLNIRGNVDLTLNDFITAYVNAKVSFYSRRSANGSYYWSAASTLRPNRISPLIPLSYIDANAASAWDLVANSNNIVDGKYFLAGTQSDMTNVFGDYYASGYSKATDRSFQFDAGVNIGLDKVLKGLSFHTRFSVDYSTAYITSYNNSYATYAPTWSNNGGKDIIVGLTKYNEDKKSGVQNISGSSDNQTVLFSGQFDYENTFNDDHHLAAMLIASGYQQSYSGEYHKTSNVNLGMQLGYNFRNKYYADFGGAVIHSAKLAPGHRNAFSPSLTLGWRLSNESFLEKSPVVDELMLSVSGSILNTDLGIDNYYMYDGYYNQSDGAWWGWRESVSLHSTNSKQGANEDLSFIRRKELSVNLKTSLWNRMITADASFFVNSIEGKIVTSTTQYPEYFFTYYPTASFRPYINYDNDRRMGFDFNVNYNKRFGKVDFTAGVTGTYYTTKATKRDELHQDKYQYRKGYAVDGIWGLQCIGFFKDEQDIIDSPEQRLGGTIRPGDLKYVDQNNDGIIDDKDQVYLARGGWYGAPLALGINLTAKWKGLTFFVLGTGEFGGHAMKNNESYYWISGEDKYSAVVRGRWTPETAATATYPRLTTESGTNNFYSSDFWMYKTDAFRLAKVQVTYDLPSKWFKNSFVHGVSAYISGSDLLTISKERKALELNVGSSPQCRFYNLGVTATF from the coding sequence ATGAAACATATATATAGAAGACTCATTCTCAGTGCAGTGCTTGTTTTTCCGGTTGTTATTTCTACCGGTGCACAAGAGTTGGCAGGGGATAATGCAAGTTCGCTGCAAAACGATTCGTTGGTGCAGGTAGCTTTCCGAAAGGTTTCTCAGAGCAATTTATTAGGAGGTGTCTCAGTAGTAAATGTAGAGGAATTGACGAAGAAAAATTACAATACATGGAGCTTGACCGATATGCAGGGATATGTCGGTGGTTACAATGGAAACTCATTGTGGGGAATGGATGAAAAGCTGATATTGGTGGACGGGGTACCTCGCAATATTGATTATATTTCTCCTACGGAAATCAGCCAAATAACCTTTTTGAAAGGTGCGCAAGCTGTGGTGCTCTATGGTAGTCGTGCGGCTAAAGGAGTAATTATGATTACAACCAAAAGAGGTAAGAGTACGGACCTTCAAGTAGATGTACGTGCTAATACAGGGTTTTATGTCGCAAAGAGTTACCCCGAATATTTAGGTTCGGCCGAATACATGACTCTTTATAATGAAGCACGTGCCAATGACGGGCTCGGTACTCTCTATAGCGCGGAAGATATTTACCATTATGGATCCGGTGAGAATCCTTATCGTTATGCTAATGTGAATATGTATTCGTCGGACTATATCAAGAAGGCATATAATCGTTCGGATGTTACAGCCGAAATTTCGGGTGGCAATCATCGTGCCCATTTTTATACGAATATAAATTATCTTCGTTCCAATGACGTTTTCAAAATCGGTGAAGCGAAGCATAATGGGACCAATGGTTTAAATATTCGCGGTAACGTAGATTTGACATTGAATGACTTTATTACAGCTTATGTGAATGCTAAAGTATCTTTCTATTCACGTCGTAGTGCCAATGGCTCTTATTATTGGAGTGCGGCATCTACATTGCGTCCCAATCGTATTTCTCCGTTGATTCCGTTGAGCTATATTGATGCAAATGCAGCCAGTGCATGGGATTTGGTGGCGAATAGCAATAATATAGTTGATGGAAAATACTTTTTGGCAGGAACACAATCTGATATGACAAATGTATTTGGCGATTATTATGCTTCAGGTTATAGCAAAGCAACAGATCGTTCGTTCCAGTTTGATGCGGGAGTGAACATTGGTTTGGACAAGGTGTTGAAAGGACTCTCTTTTCATACTCGGTTTTCTGTAGATTACTCTACTGCTTATATCACTTCTTATAATAACAGCTATGCCACATATGCTCCTACCTGGTCTAATAATGGGGGGAAAGATATTATTGTCGGTTTGACAAAATACAATGAGGATAAGAAGTCTGGTGTGCAGAATATCAGCGGCAGTTCGGATAACCAGACTGTTTTATTCTCCGGTCAGTTCGATTACGAGAACACTTTTAATGATGATCATCATTTGGCTGCCATGTTAATAGCCTCCGGTTATCAACAAAGTTATTCAGGAGAATATCATAAGACAAGCAATGTAAATTTGGGCATGCAGTTGGGATATAACTTCCGCAATAAATATTATGCCGATTTTGGTGGGGCTGTTATACATTCTGCAAAGTTGGCTCCGGGACATCGTAATGCTTTCTCACCTTCTTTGACATTGGGCTGGAGATTATCCAACGAGAGCTTTCTGGAAAAATCTCCGGTAGTGGACGAACTGATGTTGAGTGTGTCTGGCAGTATCTTGAATACGGATTTGGGAATTGACAACTATTATATGTATGATGGTTATTACAACCAATCAGACGGTGCATGGTGGGGATGGCGCGAGAGTGTATCACTACACTCTACTAACTCTAAACAAGGGGCGAATGAAGACTTGAGCTTTATCAGGCGTAAAGAGCTTTCTGTTAATCTGAAAACTTCTTTATGGAACCGGATGATAACAGCGGATGCATCTTTCTTTGTTAATTCAATCGAAGGTAAAATCGTGACTTCTACTACTCAGTATCCGGAGTATTTCTTCACTTATTATCCGACCGCTTCGTTTCGTCCGTACATCAACTACGATAATGACCGTCGCATGGGATTTGATTTCAACGTAAACTACAACAAACGTTTCGGTAAGGTTGATTTTACAGCGGGCGTTACCGGAACTTACTATACAACGAAAGCTACCAAGCGGGATGAATTGCATCAGGATAAATACCAATACCGTAAAGGATATGCTGTTGACGGTATTTGGGGATTACAGTGCATCGGATTCTTCAAGGATGAGCAGGACATCATAGATTCTCCTGAACAGCGTCTTGGCGGTACAATAAGACCGGGTGATTTGAAATATGTAGATCAGAATAATGACGGTATAATTGATGATAAAGATCAGGTTTATCTGGCTCGTGGCGGTTGGTATGGAGCTCCCTTGGCGTTGGGTATAAACTTGACTGCTAAATGGAAAGGATTAACTTTCTTTGTATTGGGTACAGGTGAGTTTGGCGGACATGCCATGAAAAACAACGAGTCTTATTATTGGATATCCGGTGAAGATAAATACTCGGCAGTAGTCCGGGGGCGTTGGACTCCGGAAACGGCAGCAACAGCTACTTATCCGCGTTTGACTACAGAAAGTGGAACTAATAACTTTTATTCTTCCGACTTCTGGATGTATAAGACGGATGCTTTCCGTTTGGCAAAAGTACAGGTCACGTATGACCTGCCTTCCAAGTGGTTTAAGAATAGTTTTGTTCATGGAGTATCCGCATATATCAGCGGTTCTGATTTGCTCACAATATCCAAGGAACGCAAGGCGCTGGAATTGAATGTTGGCTCCAGCCCGCAATGCCGCTTCTATAATTTAGGTGTGACTGCAACTTTCTAA